Proteins found in one Bacillus sp. BGMRC 2118 genomic segment:
- a CDS encoding cytosine permease, whose protein sequence is MEKEMKKPDIIERFGLDPVPQELRTTSWFEYFYIQVAFSVNAGNFLVPALAVLEGGLTFTQAVISTVLGAILAFFFVSWLSFPGATNGIPAQYAIRSIIGIKGAQYISSPIRTVTSLYWFSVQTIGGTYLVKEMAERLFQISIPFYLISIILAATMSILALVGFDLIKKLTRYFIPVLLVGQVVIFYLLVTSASPITTFESSSYTFSISSFIFFTGLTFVQYVSGVSASSDMARFSKSKKHSFWGIFTGNVTGFTLTAILAAFTAVRYQDVNPFVVSTTLTSSYVVLLLISVTAIISMLSINMNNAYTGGFSLLNSIPKLGRIKSALTFGILGITLSCFPAIVTEAKQYITLLGGFIIPLSAVIVTDFILYKKSKIEITDLEAMYLDNFTFNKQAMISIAIGMLLYFLIDETLSPGILVFMITGVFYTLYKYATIKFIENKQKSPLSM, encoded by the coding sequence ATGGAAAAAGAAATGAAAAAGCCAGATATTATAGAAAGATTTGGACTTGATCCTGTCCCACAAGAACTGCGGACAACAAGTTGGTTTGAATATTTTTATATTCAAGTTGCCTTTTCTGTTAATGCAGGTAACTTTTTAGTTCCCGCATTAGCTGTATTAGAGGGTGGTTTAACCTTTACACAAGCGGTTATTAGTACTGTTTTAGGAGCAATACTTGCGTTTTTCTTCGTTTCTTGGCTTAGTTTCCCTGGAGCCACGAACGGGATACCCGCACAATATGCGATACGCTCAATTATCGGAATTAAAGGGGCTCAATATATTTCATCACCGATTCGAACCGTTACATCTTTGTACTGGTTTTCGGTTCAAACGATTGGCGGAACGTATTTAGTAAAAGAAATGGCGGAACGGTTATTTCAAATTAGCATCCCTTTCTACCTTATTTCTATTATACTTGCAGCAACCATGTCTATTTTAGCTCTCGTTGGGTTTGATTTAATCAAGAAGTTAACAAGATATTTTATTCCTGTCTTGCTAGTAGGTCAGGTTGTGATTTTTTATTTGTTAGTCACATCTGCATCGCCTATTACTACGTTTGAAAGCAGTAGTTATACCTTTTCAATATCCAGTTTTATCTTCTTCACTGGATTAACATTTGTTCAATATGTATCAGGAGTTAGTGCATCTTCAGATATGGCCCGCTTCTCTAAATCCAAGAAGCACTCTTTTTGGGGAATATTCACAGGAAATGTAACCGGATTTACATTGACCGCCATTTTAGCAGCCTTTACTGCGGTTCGATACCAGGATGTAAATCCCTTTGTCGTGTCAACGACATTAACAAGTTCTTATGTCGTTCTTTTGCTAATTTCGGTTACTGCCATTATATCGATGCTTTCCATTAATATGAATAATGCGTATACAGGCGGATTTAGCTTGCTAAATAGCATTCCAAAGCTTGGCAGAATTAAAAGTGCCCTAACATTTGGTATACTCGGAATTACGTTAAGCTGTTTTCCAGCCATTGTGACAGAAGCAAAACAGTATATTACGTTATTAGGTGGATTTATCATACCGCTTTCTGCTGTTATTGTGACAGATTTTATATTATATAAGAAAAGTAAAATTGAGATTACAGACTTAGAAGCAATGTATCTAGATAACTTTACATTTAACAAACAAGCTATGATTTCGATCGCTATTGGTATGCTCCTTTATTTCTTAATCGACGAAACGTTATCACCAGGAATTTTAGTTTTCATGATTACAGGTGTTTTTTACACACTATATAAATATGCTACTATTAAATTTATAGAGAATAAACAGAAGTCACCTCTTTCTATGTAA